In Pleuronectes platessa chromosome 4, fPlePla1.1, whole genome shotgun sequence, the following proteins share a genomic window:
- the LOC128438345 gene encoding ubiquitin-conjugating enzyme E2 L3, with protein MAASRRLAKELEEIRRSGMKNFRNIQVEESNLLSWQGLIVPDNPPYDKGAFRIEIIFPTEYPFKPPKITFKTKIYHPNIDEKGQVCLPVISAENWKPATKTDQVIQSLIALVNDPQPEHPLRADLAEEYSKDRKKFLKNAEEFTKKHGEKRPMD; from the exons ATGGCGGCGAGCAGGAGGCTGGCCAAG GAACTTGAAGAGATTCGCAGGTCTGGAATGAAGAACTTCAGAAACATTCAAGTTGAGGAATCAAACCTATTGTCATGGCAAGGACTCATTGTTCCT GACAACCCCCCGTATGACAAAGGTGCATTCAGGATCGAAATAATTTTCCCCACTGAGTACCCATTCAAGCCTCCCAAGATCACATTCAAGACAAAAATCTATCACCCCAACATTGATGAGAAGGGCCAGGTGTGCTTGCCTGTAATCAGTGCTGAGAACTGGAAGCCTGCCACCAAAACTGACCAAG TTATCCAGTCCCTCATTGCACTGGTGAACGACCCCCAGCCGGAGCATCCCCTGAGGGCAGACCTAGCAGAAGAATACTCAAAGGACCGTAAAAAATTCTTGAAGAACGCTGAAGAGTTTACAAAGAAACATGGTGAAAAGCGGCCAATGGACTGA